The DNA sequence ATCTTACCCTCTGGACGTGCTTTTCTTGGCCGGCATATACTTCAGGCATTCCTTTGGAGGCGCCACTCTTTTAAACAGTGAAAACAAAATTTGATATCGCTCTCTCATTGATCTTTTTACAATATGATCGATGCGTTCATCTCTGAGATCAAACAGAATTTCATCCATCTCTCTTTTTATTAAGTATTCGATTTCCTTTAATTCCTTCTCATTGACCAGAACACCAAGCATACATACACTCCTGTTCGTTTTCACATAGTGATTGTAGTGTTATCTTTTTTCCTGATTTTTATAATCATAATTATCATATCTTTTGAAAGCCTGAATAAAAATTAGACAAGGAGTGCAGTGGACGAGGTGGTGAGAAAAATGAATTTCTTTTATGTGATGAATGCGAAGTCAATTAAAACCGTTTTTGTTATAGTAGTCGCAGCCTTTTTTACAGCATGGTTCTTCTATATGGAAAACATGGTCCAGGTACCGGCTTTTTCTGCAAAAGATGGTCCTAAAGCAATTTATCAGGGAGAAAATGATCTGGCTTTAACCTTTAATATTGGCTGGGGTGATGAGAAGGCTGGACCGATCCTCGATGTGCTGGCCAAGCAAAAAGCTGGAGCGGTTACATTCTTTTTGTCCGGCTCCTGGGCAGAAAGGCATCCTGACCTTGTCAGCAGAATGGTGAAAGAAGGATATGAAATCGGCATGCTAGGGTACGAGTATAAGGATTACACTGAACTCGAGGAAGAAAAAATCAGGCGGGACATCCTGAAGGCGCAGGAAGCTTTTAAGAAGCTGAATGTGAAGAACATTGAATTGCTTCGTGCTCCAACCGGCCACTTTGACCAGCGCACCTTAAAGATTGCTGACCGGCTTGGGTATACGGTCGTCCACTGGAGTCTTGATACAAAGGACTGGACGAATCCGGGAACCACGGTAATTGCCGAAAATGCTGCAAAAGCAAAAAAAGGGGATATCCTGCTGATGCATGCTTCTGATTCCGCCAAACAAACTGCAGAAGCCTTGCCTCTTGTACTTAAAGATATCCGGTCAAAAAATTTAAAAATGGTCACCGTATCCGAGATGATTGCAAATGGTGACTCTAAATCATCAGAAGTAAAATAACCGCCCAACTATGCGTTGGACGGTTTTTTTTGTGCTTTTTTGTTTGTTGTTCTTTTTTTCTCAAGGGCTTTCCGTTCCTCGATGGATTTCTGGTTAAGCTTATGCAGCACCATCAGCTGGTATGCATTGCAGACTAACAGCGGGAAAAGCATAAGATATACCCAGCTTTGCTCATTAACTCGAAGGATCGGTACCCATTCAATTACTGTTACGACAACCATGAAAAACAATGCTGGTATAAAAGCTTCTTTATTTGTTTGTCTTACCTTCAGCATTGCAACGATGATTCCGGCAACAAGGACGATTGCGGCAAGCCCTATATATGGCAGGACGCTTTCACCTTTCTCGGCAAAGACATCATACCTGAGATAAACAAGGTCAAACAGTACAAAGGCAATCAGGAGCATCTGCACTGCGTTCCATAATGATTTAAAAATCCCCAGTCCAAAACGGTGGATCGTCAAATATGCAAAGAACCCCATTTGGCTAAGAATACTAAATATAAGACCGATGCCCATAAGCCATACTAAAATTGAAAGGAATTCAAGAATGTTAAAATCACTTAACAGCTGCTGAAATTCGCTCCAGCGAACAATAAAGCCAACCACAGCGGTCGTTACGGCTCCAACAACCAATGTAGTGACAAACAAGTGTACCCAATTACGGCTAGTCACGATTTTTTCCCCCAGAAACTAAATTAAACTGCACTATTTGATTGTACCAATGCGGGTTTGAAAAATCTAGGTGTCGCTTTTTGTGTATAACAATTTGTCTTATTACTCATCCTAAAATTAGGGCTGTCTATGTGAAAGGGGATCAAGAAATGAAAAAATGGATTAAAGTAGTCCTCCCCGCATCCTTTTTATTATTGGCTGCCGGCTGTGCTCCAACCGAGTCAGGCGGGGGACAGGTTGATTATGAAGAAACAAAGAAAATGGTTGTCGACATCCTGAAAACTGATGATGGCAAAAAGGCGATCCAGGAAGTTATGGGTGACGACGGCATGAAGGAAAAGCTAATCATGGACCAGCCGGTCGTAACCGATACAATCGAGAAGACACTAACATCTGATAAAGGCATGGATTTCTGGAAAAAGTCCTTTGAAGATCCCAAATTTGCGGAAAGTGTCGCAAAAAGCATGAAAAAGGAAAACGAACAACTGCTGAAGGACCTTATGAAGGATCCGGAATATAAAGGCATGATGATTGAGGTCATGAAGGATCCTGAATTAGAAAAAGAATTGACCACGGTCCTTAAAAGCAAAGAGTACAGAGAACACTTGCAGAAAGTAATGACCGAAACGTTTGAAAGCCCACTGTTCAAAGCAAAGCTGCAGGCAATGATTATCAAATCTGCTGAAGAAATTCCGACTCAAAAGCCAGAAGGCGGCGGCGGTGGCGGTGGTTCCGGCGGCGGCGGTTCTGGCGGCGGCGGTTCTGGTGAATCTGGCGGCGGTTCTGGAGGACAATAAAACCACAAATAAAAGCCTCTCCAAAAAGGAGAGGCTTTTAATATTACTTCTTCTCAAGCATTTGTACAACTTCTTGTGCGATGTTTGTATAAATAGCGCCAATTTTATCGTCTTCCTGATAAATGGAAGGAGCAAAATCCTCTTCATTCCAGGTTGGCTGTCCAAGAGGAAGCTTGCCCAGCAGCTTAGTGTTCAGCTCGCCCGCCAGCTTTTCACCGCCGCCCTGACCGAAGACATATTCTTTCTCCTCAGTCAGTCTGCTTTCAAAGTAAGACATATTTTCGATGACACCAAGGATTTCATGTTCTGTTCTAAGTGCCATTGCTCCTGCACGTGCTGCAACGAATGCAGCTGTTGGGTGTGGAGTGGTGACGATGATTTCTTTGCAGGAAGGCAGCATTGTATGTACATCCAATGCAACGTCACCTGTTCCTGGAGGCAAATCCAATAGCAGGTAATCAAGCTCGCCCCATTCTACTTCATTGAAGAAACTATTCAGCATTTTGCCAAGCATTGGGCCGCGCCAGATGATTGGTGCATTATCCTCAACAAAGAAGCCCATGGAAATGACTTTTACACCATGTCTTTCAACCGGGATGATTCTTTCCCCTCTTACAACAGGACGCTTTGTGATTCCCATCATGTCAGGAACACTGAAGCCATAAATATCGGCATCCACAAGTCCAACCTTTTTGCCTAATCGTGCGAGAGAGACAGCGAGGTTAACGGAAACGGTAGATTTTCCGACTCCGCCTTTTCCGCTCGCAATGGCGATGAATGTTGTTTTGCTGTTTGGAGAAAGCAGGCCTTCCTCTTCTTCAGGCGCCGCTGTCTGGAATTTAGATAGAACTTCGGCTGGAAGGTCGAAGAAGCGCAATCCTACTGACGCTGCTCCAGCACTTTTCAAAGTGTTTACGATTACGGTTTGCAGCTGCAGCTGTTCCGCTGTACCTGTTTTCGCAATGCCGATTTTAACGCTTACATGGTTCTTCTCTTCTTTTATCTTTATTTCTTCGATTGCATTTAGCTCTTCAAGTGTTTTATGTAAAAATGGATCTTTAAGGTCTTTTAGACTTTCACGCACCTTAGCTTCAGTTAACATAATGACACCTTCCTCTGTAAAATTTATCTACAATGCCAGTATACCATAATGATAAAATTCCCTAGTGTTAAACCTATCACACATTTCTGAAAGATATTTTTACCAATGAAAAAAGAAGGATCCTGGACCCTTCTTACTTTTCCCAAAATTTTTGTTCGTCAGTAAAATACCTGAGCATTCCCTCATAGATGGAGGCAGCCACTTTCTCCTGGTAGTCTTCCTGTCTTAGGTTTGCAGCTTCTCCTGGATTAGATAGGAAGCCGATTTCAACCAGGACTCCCGGTTTGTTCGTATGCTTGAGAAGGTAAATACTGTTTGCCGCCTTCGCATCACGGTCGGTGTTTTCGAGATTCCGGCGCAATTCATCCTGGATAAGTTTGGCGGCTCGTTTGTTTTCTTTA is a window from the Mesobacillus jeotgali genome containing:
- a CDS encoding polysaccharide deacetylase family protein, with the protein product MNFFYVMNAKSIKTVFVIVVAAFFTAWFFYMENMVQVPAFSAKDGPKAIYQGENDLALTFNIGWGDEKAGPILDVLAKQKAGAVTFFLSGSWAERHPDLVSRMVKEGYEIGMLGYEYKDYTELEEEKIRRDILKAQEAFKKLNVKNIELLRAPTGHFDQRTLKIADRLGYTVVHWSLDTKDWTNPGTTVIAENAAKAKKGDILLMHASDSAKQTAEALPLVLKDIRSKNLKMVTVSEMIANGDSKSSEVK
- a CDS encoding KinB-signaling pathway activation protein → MTSRNWVHLFVTTLVVGAVTTAVVGFIVRWSEFQQLLSDFNILEFLSILVWLMGIGLIFSILSQMGFFAYLTIHRFGLGIFKSLWNAVQMLLIAFVLFDLVYLRYDVFAEKGESVLPYIGLAAIVLVAGIIVAMLKVRQTNKEAFIPALFFMVVVTVIEWVPILRVNEQSWVYLMLFPLLVCNAYQLMVLHKLNQKSIEERKALEKKRTTNKKAQKKPSNA
- the gerD gene encoding spore germination lipoprotein GerD, translating into MKKWIKVVLPASFLLLAAGCAPTESGGGQVDYEETKKMVVDILKTDDGKKAIQEVMGDDGMKEKLIMDQPVVTDTIEKTLTSDKGMDFWKKSFEDPKFAESVAKSMKKENEQLLKDLMKDPEYKGMMIEVMKDPELEKELTTVLKSKEYREHLQKVMTETFESPLFKAKLQAMIIKSAEEIPTQKPEGGGGGGGSGGGGSGGGGSGESGGGSGGQ
- a CDS encoding P-loop NTPase, encoding MLTEAKVRESLKDLKDPFLHKTLEELNAIEEIKIKEEKNHVSVKIGIAKTGTAEQLQLQTVIVNTLKSAGAASVGLRFFDLPAEVLSKFQTAAPEEEEGLLSPNSKTTFIAIASGKGGVGKSTVSVNLAVSLARLGKKVGLVDADIYGFSVPDMMGITKRPVVRGERIIPVERHGVKVISMGFFVEDNAPIIWRGPMLGKMLNSFFNEVEWGELDYLLLDLPPGTGDVALDVHTMLPSCKEIIVTTPHPTAAFVAARAGAMALRTEHEILGVIENMSYFESRLTEEKEYVFGQGGGEKLAGELNTKLLGKLPLGQPTWNEEDFAPSIYQEDDKIGAIYTNIAQEVVQMLEKK